CCTGTGAGCCGTAAAAAGCTTCCCAGGTCGAGCGAAGCTGTCTCTACGCAGACCTCCCGTCTTGAAGTCGTGGTTGCCTATCTCTACCGCCCGAATATCTCCGTAAGGGTTGCTGGTGACCTGACACAAAATCCAGTCATCATGATCTGCGGGCGCGAGGACAACCGCTGGCCGCAGCTTGGATTGCGAGAGATCCGAGAACGGAAATGGGATGAGCACTACTGAACCTCTTGCAGGTGTGACCATGCGGCATCCTCCTCCGGTCGGCTCCAATCCCGAGCAAGCGCCGGCTCGCTCAACAGCGATCCTTCGATTGGCACGTTGCCAGGC
The sequence above is a segment of the Verrucomicrobiia bacterium genome. Coding sequences within it:
- a CDS encoding type II toxin-antitoxin system PemK/MazF family toxin, which translates into the protein MVTPARGSVVLIPFPFSDLSQSKLRPAVVLAPADHDDWILCQVTSNPYGDIRAVEIGNHDFKTGGLRRDSFARPGKLFTAHRSLFRTEPGCLHEASFARIRDAVLAILR